Within the Sulfitobacter sp. JL08 genome, the region ACCTCAATGTAGCAACGAAAAGGCGAAACACCATGCCTCTTGATATCATCACGATCCCCTGCTTGCAGGACAATTACGCGTTTCTGGCCCACGATCCGGTTTCAGGCGAAACCGCACTGGTCGATATTCCCGAAGCCGCGCCCATCCTGGCCGCATTGACGCAACGCAACTGGAAACTGACCCATGTCCTGATCACGCACCACCATGACGATCACGTGCAGGGGTTGGGCGCGGTGCTTGCCGCTTACCCCGATGCAAAAGTGATAGGCGCCGCGGCAGATTCCCATCGCCTGCCTGACCTGAATATCGAAGTCGCGGAAGGCGACACGGTGCGTATCGGCGCAGATACCGGATACGTGATTAATGTATCCGGCCACACCGTAGGGCACATCGCCTTTCACTTTCCTCAAAGCGCGGCGGTGTTCACCGCGGACAGCCTTATGGCACTGGG harbors:
- the gloB gene encoding hydroxyacylglutathione hydrolase, producing the protein MPLDIITIPCLQDNYAFLAHDPVSGETALVDIPEAAPILAALTQRNWKLTHVLITHHHDDHVQGLGAVLAAYPDAKVIGAAADSHRLPDLNIEVAEGDTVRIGADTGYVINVSGHTVGHIAFHFPQSAAVFTADSLMALGCGRLFEGTGPQMWASLSKLAALPAETIVYSGHEYTAANAAFALTIEPDNPALISRSEAITAARAAQTPTVPSALALELATNPFLRAAVPSVQAHLGMQGADPAAVFTEIRARKDRF